The following proteins come from a genomic window of Microbacterium sp. SY138:
- a CDS encoding Rv3235 family protein, producing the protein MMPHEYFAPQPTPTIELPDPVPLLRSLTHGVLEVLAGVREIDQLARWFSEEAFRSLVTRSNLSARARSARGVPPARPTFEIRALRVTEPLDGVIEAVVVVAGPGRTRAVAVRLEGTDRRWRATSLAIL; encoded by the coding sequence ATGATGCCGCACGAGTACTTCGCACCCCAGCCGACACCGACCATCGAGCTGCCTGACCCTGTTCCGCTTCTGCGCAGCCTCACGCACGGCGTGCTCGAGGTCCTTGCGGGTGTCAGAGAAATCGATCAGCTCGCCCGATGGTTCAGCGAAGAGGCGTTCCGCAGCCTGGTCACCCGATCGAACCTCTCCGCGCGAGCACGCAGTGCACGCGGAGTGCCTCCTGCACGTCCGACCTTCGAGATCCGCGCGCTACGAGTCACCGAGCCCCTCGACGGTGTCATCGAAGCCGTGGTGGTGGTCGCGGGTCCCGGTCGAACCCGGGCGGTCGCGGTGCGCCTGGAAGGGACGGATCGTCGCTGGCGCGCGACTTCGCTGGCGATTCTCTGA
- a CDS encoding PAS domain-containing sensor histidine kinase, giving the protein MSTLSDLAHAQGLLNDSDVEWLHRLAGDGQLLADLASADIVIWIQTDDGSFIAVAHARPSGAATLFYRDIVGERVRPQWRTQVQGAFESAEIVDSSSPDWFEETPTRVRAVPIVSVRRGADAQSTVIGVVTRHTNLGEVRTPSRQQITFDECANDLFRMIADGSFPDLTAPTSPRRGAPRASDGLIRIDVDGITTFASPNALSAFNRMGFDDELEGESLAEVTTRLVPPSRQVDESLPVVVTGRAPWRTDIEARGVTVSLRAIPLKDHGTRIGAIVLCRDVSELRHQEQELITKDATIREIHHRVKNNLQTVASLLRIQARRTHSDEARDALTQAMRRVDAIAVVHDTLAQGLTQKVDFDEVFHRVLKLVAEVASAPNTRARTQSTGRFGVLPSEYATPLALALTEVVTNAVEHGLAGQEGVVTIDAKRTEENLRVTVRDTGLGLPEGRIGQGLGTQIIRTLIQGELGGTIEWHGSDGEGTEVVIDIPLRWLER; this is encoded by the coding sequence GTGTCAACCCTCAGCGATCTCGCCCATGCCCAGGGACTCCTGAACGACAGCGATGTCGAATGGCTCCACCGTCTCGCCGGCGACGGACAGCTCCTCGCGGACCTGGCCTCGGCCGACATCGTGATCTGGATCCAGACCGACGACGGCTCCTTCATCGCGGTCGCGCACGCGCGACCGAGCGGCGCCGCGACCCTCTTCTATCGCGACATCGTCGGTGAACGGGTGCGGCCGCAGTGGCGCACGCAGGTCCAGGGCGCCTTCGAGTCCGCCGAGATCGTCGATTCCTCTTCGCCTGACTGGTTCGAAGAGACGCCGACCAGAGTGCGAGCCGTGCCGATCGTGAGTGTCCGCCGCGGCGCCGACGCCCAGTCCACCGTGATCGGAGTGGTCACCCGGCACACCAACCTCGGCGAGGTGCGCACGCCCTCCCGTCAGCAGATCACCTTCGACGAGTGCGCGAACGATCTTTTCCGCATGATCGCCGACGGAAGCTTCCCCGACCTCACCGCACCGACGTCACCGCGTCGCGGCGCCCCGCGAGCCTCCGACGGACTCATCCGCATCGACGTCGACGGGATCACCACATTCGCCAGCCCGAATGCGCTCTCCGCCTTCAACCGGATGGGTTTCGACGACGAGCTCGAGGGGGAGTCGCTCGCCGAGGTCACCACTCGGCTGGTGCCGCCTTCCCGACAGGTAGACGAGTCTCTGCCCGTCGTCGTCACCGGACGCGCGCCGTGGCGCACCGATATCGAGGCCCGCGGGGTGACGGTGTCGCTGCGCGCCATTCCGCTGAAGGACCACGGCACCCGGATCGGGGCGATCGTCCTCTGTCGCGATGTGTCGGAGCTGCGTCATCAGGAGCAGGAGCTCATCACCAAGGATGCGACGATCCGGGAGATCCACCACCGGGTGAAGAACAATCTGCAGACGGTGGCCTCCCTGCTGCGGATCCAGGCACGTCGCACGCATTCCGACGAGGCACGGGACGCGCTCACGCAGGCCATGCGCCGCGTGGATGCCATCGCCGTCGTGCATGACACGCTCGCTCAGGGCCTCACGCAGAAGGTCGATTTCGATGAGGTCTTCCACCGCGTGCTCAAGCTCGTCGCCGAGGTCGCCTCCGCGCCCAACACGCGCGCACGCACGCAGTCGACCGGACGCTTCGGTGTGCTGCCGAGCGAGTATGCAACTCCGCTCGCGCTGGCGCTGACGGAGGTCGTGACCAACGCGGTGGAGCATGGTCTCGCCGGGCAGGAGGGCGTCGTGACGATCGACGCCAAGCGCACCGAGGAGAATCTCCGCGTGACGGTGCGGGACACCGGACTCGGCCTGCCGGAGGGGCGGATCGGCCAGGGGCTCGGCACTCAGATCATCCGCACCCTCATCCAGGGCGAACTCGGTGGAACGATCGAATGGCACGGGAGCGACGGAGAAGGCACCGAGGTGGTCATCGACATCCCGCTGCGCTGGCTCGAGAGGTGA
- a CDS encoding WhiB family transcriptional regulator — MDWRDKAACLTVDPELFFPVGNTGPAVDQIEKAKTVCATCTVTEICLQYALETSQDSGVWGGLSEDERRALKRRAARARRAS, encoded by the coding sequence ATGGACTGGCGCGATAAGGCCGCCTGCCTGACTGTCGACCCCGAGCTTTTCTTCCCCGTGGGGAACACCGGCCCGGCCGTCGATCAGATCGAGAAGGCGAAGACTGTGTGCGCCACCTGCACCGTCACCGAGATCTGCCTGCAGTACGCCCTGGAGACCAGCCAGGACTCGGGCGTGTGGGGCGGTCTCTCCGAAGACGAGCGCCGCGCTCTGAAGCGTCGCGCCGCCCGCGCCCGCCGCGCCTCCTGA
- a CDS encoding helix-turn-helix domain-containing protein — translation MSASRVRASRYLAPAQVAELLSIEVDEVIALVHEGRLRGAQLGSPPRWRVEETSLEGYLAEESENSRRMALWHQSQTASFPEVWGTSSAHRN, via the coding sequence ATGTCCGCCTCTCGTGTTCGCGCCTCGCGTTATCTCGCGCCGGCACAGGTGGCCGAGCTGCTGAGCATCGAGGTGGATGAGGTCATCGCCCTCGTGCATGAGGGACGACTTCGGGGCGCACAACTCGGATCGCCGCCTCGGTGGCGGGTGGAGGAGACCAGTCTCGAGGGGTATCTGGCCGAGGAGTCCGAGAACTCCCGACGGATGGCGCTGTGGCATCAGTCCCAGACCGCGAGCTTCCCCGAGGTCTGGGGCACATCATCGGCTCATCGCAACTGA
- a CDS encoding SAF domain-containing protein, producing the protein MASLPPPRRAFWGDVRFLVGIALVALSIAGVWLIVSASDHAVPALQATRTITQGEELTSSDFQVVDVGLGSLADDYLGPEDVRPGSVAARTLQSGELVPTSALTDADSSRSTTVVIQSSTGIPEGVEAGTVVEIWQAPPLDEGRSYDVPRILVADVIVHDVLDQEGVLADTGSQLEVVIDRADVADVLAATTGGAALSVVPVGSGS; encoded by the coding sequence ATGGCATCCCTCCCTCCTCCTCGGCGTGCGTTCTGGGGCGACGTCCGCTTCCTCGTGGGCATCGCACTGGTAGCGCTCTCCATCGCAGGCGTCTGGCTGATCGTGTCGGCATCAGACCATGCGGTACCGGCCCTCCAGGCCACGCGGACGATCACGCAGGGAGAGGAGCTGACCTCCTCGGACTTCCAGGTCGTCGACGTCGGTCTGGGCTCGTTGGCCGATGACTATCTCGGGCCCGAAGACGTCCGTCCTGGCAGCGTGGCGGCGCGCACTCTGCAGAGCGGCGAGCTCGTTCCGACGTCAGCCCTGACCGACGCCGACAGCAGCCGTTCCACGACCGTCGTGATCCAGAGCAGCACCGGGATCCCGGAAGGAGTCGAGGCGGGCACGGTTGTGGAGATCTGGCAGGCGCCGCCCCTCGACGAGGGCAGGTCCTACGATGTCCCGCGCATCCTCGTCGCCGACGTGATCGTGCACGACGTGCTCGACCAGGAGGGCGTGCTCGCCGATACCGGAAGCCAGCTCGAAGTCGTGATCGACCGCGCCGATGTGGCCGACGTGCTCGCCGCGACCACCGGTGGGGCCGCCCTCTCGGTCGTGCCGGTCGGGTCCGGATCGTGA
- the bcp gene encoding thioredoxin-dependent thiol peroxidase produces the protein MTQRLEPGTAAPDFSLLDQDGNTVRLDDLRGQKTVLYFYPAAMTPGCTTEACDFRDSISSLQGAGYRVIGISRDEPATLTKFRERDGLTFPLLSDPDHAVHTAYGAWGEKMNYGKRIEGVIRSTFVLDEEGKIALAQYNVKATGHVARLRKYLGIDA, from the coding sequence GTGACTCAGCGCCTCGAACCCGGAACCGCCGCCCCCGACTTCTCCCTCCTCGACCAGGACGGGAACACCGTCCGTCTGGACGACCTGCGCGGCCAGAAGACCGTGCTGTACTTCTATCCGGCTGCGATGACCCCCGGATGCACCACCGAGGCCTGCGACTTCCGCGACAGCATCTCCTCACTCCAGGGCGCCGGCTATCGGGTGATCGGCATCTCGCGCGACGAACCCGCCACGCTGACGAAGTTCCGCGAGCGCGACGGGCTGACTTTCCCGCTCCTGAGCGATCCCGACCACGCGGTGCACACGGCGTACGGCGCGTGGGGCGAGAAGATGAATTACGGCAAGCGCATCGAGGGCGTTATCCGCTCGACCTTCGTGCTCGACGAAGAGGGCAAGATCGCTCTCGCGCAGTACAACGTCAAGGCCACCGGCCACGTCGCACGACTGCGCAAGTATCTCGGCATCGACGCCTGA